In Sesamum indicum cultivar Zhongzhi No. 13 linkage group LG8, S_indicum_v1.0, whole genome shotgun sequence, the sequence aagtttgaattcTTTCCTATCATGTCGTTTGTATCTTGCAATCCTAACAATGCATTCATTAATCATGTCAACGAGAGTCAAATTGGGATTCAACAGAACAAATTCGACGTGCAccttttcaattaataaatcaaatcacaTCGTGTACACCAAGATTATCATGAAAGTATAAAAGTTCCCGCCAAAATTAAGAATCACATTGCCCTCAATGTCCTATATCCCATGAATAggaatgagaaaaagaaaacaatactGACATGATGATGCCGAGGGTGAAAGTGGAGGTTCCCAACCACATCGTTGTCAGGCGGGGAAGAGATGACAATGCGACTGAGAAAGTCGTGGGATGTCCATCATGTTCCTGTAAAACACCCAAGAagttgttagaaaaaaaataaaataataatctgaAACAATGAAAATCATGTTTTAGTGGGAGAGAACTAAAAGAACAAAGATAAactaaaataggaaaaatggGTAGAGGGGAcgaaaagaaacacaaaagggggaaacaaggaaaaaataaaaatagatatcagagaaaaaaatattgatgaggCGGTTGCCGCCGAGGAGGTGGTGTTGCTGTTGTTGCTCCGTCGGCAATGTGGTGGTGTGCTTGGAGGCGATGGAGAATGGCAGGAGTCAATGGAGGGACCAGGGCGATTGATCGCAGATTTCCAATGTTGTTGTCGGTGTCGAGCAGTCTAAAAGTAGGTGCAGTGGCTGGCGGCAACACAACGGTAGTGAAGTCGGTGCGGTGAAGAGAGGCAACGGTTTGACGGGCGGTGGTGAGTAGTGGAGCGGCAACAACGCCGTAAGGGTCGGTGAAGGAGATGGAGCCGTAAATCTTGGGCAAAGAACAATGTGAGAAACCCTGAGTTGAATTGTATACTTgatttgggatttttttttttattttcaattgtttgTTCAAAAATGGAAATTAAGGGAAAAgtgataaataaatgaaggaaaaaaaattaaaaaaaaaatcaaagagaaaaaaattagggattAAGTATAAGGCCGAGCATGTTGGTGGTAAGCCGTGGGCACGGGCTATCAGAGATTTGCGAGACTGCAAATGTCTTCTATATATGTCGTGGGCATGGGCTGTCAGAGATTCACTCGACTGAGCTGAAAAGTGACCCTACAAAAAAAACTCATGGGTTGCCTTGCACGCAATGCTTGTTTAACATTATTTCTCGACATTCTCAATTGGTGAAAAGTTGAGGAGGAAGCTCAACGGGCGGTAGTGTCCCCTCAATGTAGTGATTTAACCTTTGCCAATCTACTTTAATAGGGCCCTTGTTTTTATGATGTCGTTCGTCACCATCCTtgaatcttttctttctcatgtGAGATTCATTCCATGCCTTGGTGTGTTCCTCGTAAAACCCAACATTCTTGTTGAATTGGTTCCTCTATCTCTTCATCTTATTAGGTCGACCCCATTTGTCCTCACTTGCCTTTTTCAATCAGACGATGCTTCAAATGGTTTTACTTTTTGATTGCAAgccatataaatataattacaagaatactatataattaaatccacctataaataaaataatatacacacacatatatataaatacatataaaatatatatgatttgataatgaataatagtttttttctctcaaaagtCAACATCAatcatacaatacttattttaaattattttaaatttatctctaaaaataaattcaaacatatatcaaatacatagttatttatctttcatttttgtatcttgagagacaaaatttattttttattgtccgatcatatcttttttatatatacttataattatacatattgtTTAAGTTTATAGGTGGactgaaatatatatactattgtgtacatatatatatatgtatgaaaaatcgtattcaaatttttccttgcttcaaaaataataaatatatatttaataaataattttatgcacattagtaatggtaaaaatatttttggatgttctatttgaattgttaaatttaaatagactATTTCAATAATACATTCCacgaatttatttaaataattttaatattataaattgtaaactATTCCATGCAATTATATGACATTTAAAGTAAACtttgttgaaataataaaacaaatacatattttaataagcacaaaaaaaaataatgtaatttgaaTGAACGCCCAAATACTGCAATTCAGATAAGAAAGGATGGAAGTGGTATGAAAATGTTGGTTTTCATAAAGGAAGTTGAATGGTAGTGGTCCGCGATCGTAGACTCATTTAGAAATGAGGGTTAGGGTTGCATTTAGAAATGTGTCGAATGAGCTAACTATACGTACATAAAAGTGTCtcgtaataaatttaaatattgaacaTATTTCgacttattttcaaattatgtctggtaacaaatccaaatatataaaggtattttggcccatcttaTTTCCTCTGGATGCGGTTCGtttgaatcttttttttaatttcttgactCAAATGCAAATGTATACTTATTAGGGCATTTTTCTTTCGTTTTGTCAATCGGTCGATAATTTCCTATTTCTTAAACCCCAAATTTGATTCTTTGAGCACTTCTAAAACCTCTTGAACCCGTTTCAGCCGGCAATGGCCCTCCTCCTCCGCCGCACTCTCACCCCCATATCTTGTCCTTGTTGGTGGCGCCACCTATCCGCGACCGCCGCACCCAAGCCGCCCCCTCTTCTCTGGGAGCACTCCAGCAAGACCTCTACCAGCAAGGAATCGATCATCCTTCAGCTATTCTCATGGGGCCGCGGCGCCTCCGGCCAGCTCGGCGGCGGAATCGAGGAAATTCGGATATATCCGGCGCCTGTTGCCACCCTCTCTGTCCCACTTAATTTTTCGCTCTCTCACGCCATTCCTGGTCGTCTCTCCCAAAGGTTGAGCTCCAGTGAGGCCCAAGTGGAGGTTGGGATCTCGTGTGGGCTGTTCCATTCGGGTTTGGTGGTGGATGGGAAGCTCTGGATATGGGGCAAAGGGGACGGTGGACGACTCGGGTTCGGGCATGAGAACCCGGTTTTTGTACCTACTCTGAACCCTAATCTGGAATCGAAGCTCAAGAGCATTGCTCTTGGTGGTCTCCATTCCGTCGCGCTTGATGTCCTCGGCCGTGTCTTCACTTGGTCAGTGCCTCTTTGAGCATTCTCCGTCGCTTTGAACACCACAAAAGATAGCACAAAAAACGAATATCCATTGCGTTTCTTTCATCTAGTTATCCATTTGTATGTGGGTCTTGATTTACAGAGATTTATGTCTTGCTAGTATAAGGTTTCAGGTACATGCCCCTACTTATATGGGTTTCTTTGACACTCTCCATGGTGTAGTTTCTTACAGCATTATGCTGGTCTGGTTTACTAATGTCCTTTGTTGTTGTTGTGAGGTGGTATAACTCTTAGAAGAATTGTCATAACTTTAGTTGctagtttttttttacttcCCACCCAGTTAAATATGTGATACTTTCCTCCAGTTATTCTAGTCCATGTTAAATCTtttgtgaaatatattaaGATGGAGTTAAAGTTTCTGATTTTCACGAAATTGAAGCTTTGAGAGCTGGTTTCGTCtatgtttaaattatttttccgtCCACTAAGCTTCTTATAAGCAGCTAAATCATAATCACCATACCCGTGAGTCCGTGACAATATACTTCCGTTGAACCATCTGTAGAAGGCTTTCTTTTGTGGTAGAATTattcttcttttgattttatggaTGAGAAGTTCATGTTACTCAAGTATTGAGTTCTCTATTGCATCTTTTAGATTTGTATGTTTGGGCAAGACAAGAGATATAActgtttgtaattaaaatggaGAATTCGCTCAAGTAAGGTGCAACCAAGCACTAGGAGAGGTGCAACATAATTCCATAATCCCTTGGTTTCCTTTGGTCTAATGAGTAGAATGAGATACAAATTCACATCAAGTCTGTACCAAGAATTATGTTTACTTAAATGTGAACACTTTATGTGTATGCATGCACGGACATGCATTGTTGCATCATGTTGCTTTATTTTGGAACTGCTCCATTCTTGCCAACGCACTTGCATCATTATGGGAAGCATAAGAATTTATTAGTGAATGAAAAAATCCATATGTCAGTGTTGGTGAGGCAAATTTACTAAAACCCGTATGCAGTTAAATCATATTATGCTTTCTTTCATTACTTCTACATGATCTCAAATAGAGTTACCTTGTAGCATttgatatttgttattaactCATTGAGACTTGCATTGCATATTCTAGCCATTGACTTGGATAAAGGTTTTGTTTGCAAATTTTGATACTTCTTTTCTACGAAATGAAGTTTTCAGGGGTTATGGTGGATTTGGGGCTCTTGGACATTCTGTGTATCACAGAGAACTGTTACCTAAATTGGTAGAAGGATCTTGGGATGGAGAAATATGCTGTATTGCAACCAGTGGTACCCATACGGCTGCAATCACCAAATCTGGTTAGATATCTATTGgctacaatattttgtttctttaagcAGACAAATTATCTTTCTATCCttttggattagttgacatAGGAAAAGTTTTGAAGCCGCTTTTAGGTCTCTTTATAAGTTCCTAAAGCTGATTGCCCACATTGTAACATCTTACATGAaggtttaataaaatatataataaaatccaTCTATGGAGAATGAGTACGTAAACTATGTCAAAGTGGAAAGTAACATACTGATTCTTCTGTTTGCTATTCAATGACATAGCTGACTTTCATAATGAACTTGGTACTTCTTCAAGGTCATGTATCATGTCAATATATTTTCTGCTAATCCAACCATATGTTTTAATCTGTAGATATTATGAAGAATACAGTAGGACTAGCATACCACTTGAAAACTGCTTAATGGAGGGGAATTGATTACTGACAGATAGATGATTTACACGTTTCAATGGTACTTGCTTTGCTGGAGATGGTAGCATGATTTCAGTTGTGTTTATCTTAGTATCAAAATCATCTGAGATTTGGTGCTTATTATTGTGTATTGACTGTGAGATAATTGTTCTCAACTATAGTATATATACACTCCCTTATTCCACTTTCTTGTCATACCTGGCTTGAACATACAGAAGCAACTTAATTTATTGCTGTATTTCTCTAACTAGTTtgtcattgtattttttacattatattttgataaaggCAAACTTTACATTTGGGGAAGAGATGAAGGGGATGGTAGATTGGGCCTCGGCCCGGGTTGTGGCCCAGATCATGCAGGTGGTAACAGCACACCTTCTGAAGTAAAAGCACTGCCTGTACCCGTGGCTGCTGCTTCATGCGGGGGATTTTTTACAATGGCGTTGTCTGAAGAGGGGCAACTCTGGAACTGGGGTGGTAAGAAATGCCCTgttattcattatttatgatctcaaatttcagaaataagCTAATTCACCCCGAGGATCGTTTTGAAATATAGTAAGATGAAACTTTACGCCTCTTATGAATCATAGACAAACTAGATTGCAATATGTttgttaatttgaaaatgaaatagcGCTCTAAGAACATTGCAATCAAATATTCCATCCAATAATACCTCCAAAATCTTGGGTGCTGGACCTTTCTAGTTAGAGCAAGATAACAAATCATGATTAAGGCAAGATTATCGGAACTTCTAATGCTAGTTAACCAGAACTGCAACGCTGTAAGTTGAAGAAGTTAAACTGCTGAATAAGAATGAGCGTTACAAGAAACCAATATCAACAAAGCTCCAAGTCTTATTAGTATTGTCTATGTGTTTCTGCCACAGCCAACTCCAACTATGAGCTTGGTAGAGGTGATAAAATTGGTGGCTGGAAACCTCAACCTGTTCCCAGTCTCAAAGATGTTCGTATAGTTCAAATAGCTAGTGGTGGATATCATTCTCTTGCTTTGACAGGTATAATCTGTCGAGAATATCTATATGTATCTAACTGTGCTGTAGTTCACATTACAGATATCAGAGAATATCTATATGTATCTAATTGTGCTGTAGTTCACATTACAGATATCAGAGAATATCTATATGTATCTAACTGTGCTCTATGTCAGACAAAGGGGAAGTTCTTTCATGGGGTCATGGCGGACATGGTCAATTAGGCCACTCTTCCCTTCATAGTCGAAAAATTCCTGAACCAGTGGAGGCCTTAGCTAATGAGAGGATCTCTTACATTGCTTGTGGAGGTTCATCATCAGCGGCTATAACCGGTAAAAAACCCGATTTTCATTTGCATATAAatgatttatgaattattaagtTTGATATTAGGGGGTTCCGAACAGCATCCATTTGGTCTTAGGTTGGGTATGTGGACCTTGGCTAGGCAGAACCTTCACATGTGaagttatttttctctttttgcttGAACAGTTTACCATACAGCCCCGCAGATATATGAAGATAaccaaattttgttatttaattcttCAGACAAGGGGAAGTTGTACATGTGGGGGAATACGGCAGATAGTCAATTAGGTGTCCCTGGACTTCGAGATGTACAGTCATCACCCATCGAGGTTAAGTTTCTCTTGGAGGATGACGGGCTCGGGGATCACAATGTAGTTTCAGTTGCTGTTGGTGCTTCTCATGCAATGTGCCTTGTTTCAAGGTCAGGTGGCTAGTAAGTGAACTTAAAACCACTTAAATGTTTAATGCCCAAGCATGAAATATATGACGGGTTGAGAAACTTAGGTTTGTTGAAAAGCCGATGAACTTATGTGTATGCAACTTCTAACACGTTACGTTAGGAGATTGGGGTCCAACTTTGTTGTCTTCCTCAAGCTTAGTtaaggttcaaaattttgttctgGGCTATGTATAATTGTCTGAAGTTGCCACTAAGCAACAGCAGGTAATGTGACGTTTGTTATCGGTTAGAATGATGTGGACGATGAAAAGTTGTGCGTGGGTTATGGAAATCTTAGTCTGAGGTTGATCGTACCCGTTCATGTATGAATTGGAATCCTTTTGTcaaaattagatttgattATAGGGTGAATTATACTTAGACTCCCcctaaaaatctaaaaatgcaaaattacactttttaccaaagaaattttgaaattacacttatactcCATCCAAATATTCCTTGTTTACACCTGATTTTCtttgttagaatttggatgaaaaatgctgacatgagcaaaaagaattgcataaattttcaatcccttatttaatgttttatttaataattttgtacttatgNNNNNNNNNNNNNNNNNNNNNNNNNNNNNNNNNNNNNNNNACttcattcttttatatatatatatatatatataaatattacatttatctctataaaatgcaaaaatatacttgagaatgttaaatgaagggcaaaattaaaaatttatgtaattttttttgcttactTCAGTATTTTCTATTCAAATCCTAACGAAAAGGGCTCAGgtgtaaaatgataattttttgagggggtttaagtgtaattttaaagaaaaggttgggagtaagtgtaattaaccttgATTATATCCAACCCATACATGCTAGGTGCTGTGTATTTAACATTTGATTGTCACCCTCCTAAAACTGTATACTATGAAGTCTTTTTGACATATCGTAAATGTTtgtagaaaatatgaaaagaagtTAAACATATGACCTAAAGATTTACCCTGTCTGGAAAATTTCTCTACTTGTATAGTTTTTAAGATTAGTTTCTACTGGGATAGCGTCAcgtatattacaataaaatatcgTCCATCAACTATTTGAATTAGATCGTTTGGAAAACCAATGAACTCGTATATAATGTCGGGTCAAGCTTTACGTTCCATCACTGTTCATCTACCATAGAATAAGTGTATTGTACCTCAACACATTACTCTCAATCGAGTAAAACTTAAACCGGCGTCACATCCTACGGTTGGATGTTGATGGTGTGCCGTTGACAGTATTTGCCACTCATCGGAACGTTTGAGCGCCCAAAAGTTAATGTCTCGGCGTATGATTAGGGTAGTGTGGGAGCAGTTTATGATTGAGATGTGCAGGGTTGTTAGCGCACCCGTGAATGGGAAGGCATCACGGTCCCAGCCCCCACACAGGAGAAGCCATCATGTTTTGGGACCGTTaggtgtgtgtatatatgagATAAAAGACAACATCGTATATGGTTCTTTCTATAACTACAATTCCTTCCTTCTTACTACCCCAAGTGGGCAGCACTTGTCTGCATTCAACCAACGACTCATCTTCTCCATCACTCTACTCTTCCTTTTCCAGTAAAATCCCTAATcttgaaaatggaaaaaatgaCATCTTTACACTTTTACTTCCTTTGATGTGGTACACCttgcaaattaaattaataaataggttacgggtaaattatattgacatccctgatattatattaaattatacaagcACCCTcctactttttataaatttacagcTACGCTTGTTGAGGTTATAGTTCTAACTACAACTACaccttttattcaaatacaaaaacttacacaaacaccccttccaaaatattattgattatactAACACCCTTCAGGGGGtgctataattttgtaaaatatggGAGTGTTTTGCGTAATTTAGCATAACCTTAAGGAGTGTAATggaatttatctaaaaattactGTAGATTCTGAACTCTAATCTACACTCAGTCGACATGTGgttgtataattgattttaagataattgatttagaaaaaatattatggcctttggattaataattaatgatgctAATACAAATtgtagttaaaatttaaaggtTAATGAAGgaatttaaaaactatttaatttggGTAATGGgcaattcaattaaaataaaaaaaatatatagttgtattaaaagttacaaatttcgtttctcttttaccaaaaattagttatgatcgaatttaatttcaaaatgatcATCTTACtctaaaaatgattttaagcattaaatgatttattttaagagTAGAATTCGTATTGATATTGGagttttgttattaatattatattggtACTCGAGTAATtacaattgataaaattagtaCCGAGTTTTACTATTAATGTCATACTGATAGTATTCGAGTTTCACtattaatattagtttagTATCCGACtggtattctttttttttttttgtattatcttttttatgtaATGATCATTTTGTCCTCagataacaaataaaaataataaatataccaaagaaaagtttgaattaaaattaatcaatgcAGTTTTTGTCTTTGTGTGAGCCATTTgacttttatttcttataattgaGTATTATAGTAGATAATAAtgttttactaatttattatttttacttactttatttatcaatattattaatttcaattggtagaaattatcaaaatgataaaaatattattaatttcattaataaagatggtggaagtatcaaaataataaaaataataatcttgataaccaaatatgaaaataaaagtgaattgGTTCAAACAAAGACTAAATATATCTATAGAAATTAATACAAACTTTCtttgatgtatttattattttttatttaatatttaaaagtaaaattgccattacataaaaagataatagaaaaaataataagaatgatATGAATTTGGTTCCAAAGTGACATTAGTGATGAAACTCGGATactaaaatgatattttcaatcatttctaattattcatatattaaagtgatattaataataaaatctcgATGTCAGAATAAATTTTACTCTTTATTTCCTGTTGATTGCAGACGAGAAATTGCATTTGTAAGACAAATTTATAAGGGCCTTAAAGTTAGAATGCATAATACGAGGCGTGACGGCGCACCAATCTCGTCACAGGCACACATTATCTCGGCGTTATTTATGGGACCAAAGTAATGTGTTCGTCTCAACCCTCTTGGATCAGATATTGATCATATTGACTGCATACAGAGAGCTTGAGTGGCTTATAAGTCTAAAATCTCCTCTCTCTAACAAGATGTCTTTCTAAGGACAATTATAAAAGTTACGAAgctagaaaaataatattcgcACAATGAGACACCCGTTGCATCGCACGCCACAACAAATAAGAATATAGTTTGTAAGAGAAGAGTATGTtatagatattaaatattaaataattaattttcataattttttgattgatgtatattggtaaaaaaatattaatctaaaagagtaaaaaaataatttaacatatatgagGCATATGTTAAACAAATACAACCCACCACAGAATATAACTCCCGACgctactataaataccaaaaatattattttttttaaacccaagcactattcattgatagtgactatttttttggtaaaaagaCGTCACTCGACAATCGTGTTCACCTGGTATATAATTGTGCCGTAggtaaaattctcaattttatccctttGTAAAAATCTCGACCACATCATAGATGATGTAGTTGTTCAGCAGCATCATCATTGTTTTagagaataatttaaaatataactttaatatttttaaaaaataaaatttttattttaagaattgaAACTTTATTGCTATTGACCATAAAGTGGTTTGGACAATTATAAGTCAAAATGCACGTGTGTGCCATTCGAGTATTAACCCAACGGTCGGATCACTAATTCCCATGTGCACCACATTAAtctcttttcatatttaaattttatggtgTTATAAATGTTACACTTAAAGTGTATTCAAGTCAGCttataaatactaaaaaaagtatgattttttactatatttaatttttatagtcaaaagaaaaaaatcatcaatcaCGGCTTCGCAATGATTATTAGTCGTTGTTTCTGTAAGTGTGGcgaaaatcatgacaaatattttgggtATCGCTAAACGCCATCgggaatattgattaattgtggtaaatatttaagtttctacttcgattttatttaaccgtggttaatagtattaatttgctaatatttttaaactgtggtcatttatagtgtagcaaaaactcaatttttttatagtgaaattttaaaaaatatattataaaatattcagagtatttgatatttttttcggaaaagaaaatttataagctccaaaaataagatgttaataGTTTATAAggttttgtaaaaataataagaaattcctaatttatttttaagatttcgaaaaacttattaaaactaattataaatttatcttgctaatattttataagcttcataattttatttcgtccagaaaactttaaaaactttattttggaaataaaacttaatattttataagatattttaaataaatttaatcaaatcccCTTTCAATGTCTGATATATCATACGATTATatgattcttattttttaaaaaataaaagatccgTATTGCTCGTTCATACGCTCGAAGTTATAAGTTCTTTAGATTGTTTTGTAAAATACTTAAAGGTTATAAGATGTTATCGAGCAtttgttgttaaatattaaaaaataagatattataatgTTATAAGGATATTTAGAAATTTCGagtttatttctaaaattttaacaaaattctttatttttaatcagttaaataaaaaattatcattattaacaTACTGACATATTATAAACTGcgtaatcttattttatcaaatattttcaacttatttttagaaCCAATTCTaacattttatatgttttaaaaaggatcttataatatgtataaaattataatatttattttacaatacaaatttattattaaataatataatcatagctataaaaaaaattaagaaaagttCCCTGTGGATGTAAGAATATgggaaataacatttttcGTCTCCAACTTAGAGCCTTTCTACTTTTGACCCAATTGATTATGTGATTCTCACTTttgttctcataattttaaaaaaaaataacagttTTGGTCCCATGACGCCTTTCTGTtagatatttaatgaaaaaggcCACCTGACCGTCAAGTGCATGAGACAAAAAAAgtgctattttttaaaattataagactaaaagTGATAATCCTATAATATATGGAACAAAAAGTGTAAAGATTCTAAATACCACGTATTTTATTTccgataaaaatataaagaaaaagtacaTTATTAgaccaaaaatgagaatatccttatcaattaaatcaaaaataaaaaaaatccaaaattacaaaacaaaaagtgttcgctatgtttggttttatttttaacttattttgatatgttttgtggagatagagagaaaaataaagataaataagtatgtgttagaaatagtgtgtatgtttagatttatttttggagataatataaaataagtatggtatgtttgatgttgtttagtaggagacaaaaactactgttcattgtcaaatcatatctcttttatacatatttatatatatgtacgaatatatatatatatatatttagttgtagggcctataattagtgtaaatttattttgataaaaaacaaataaggcACTGTTTCAATACATCTCAAAACACCACCAAAActtttaaaacaaatcaagacaaaCATTATCCATATTTTGACCCatctaaaaaatgaagcacAGTTAAAActaaacattataaataaattaaaaaa encodes:
- the LOC105167443 gene encoding probable E3 ubiquitin-protein ligase HERC2 isoform X2, encoding MALLLRRTLTPISCPCWWRHLSATAAPKPPPLLWEHSSKTSTSKESIILQLFSWGRGASGQLGGGIEEIRIYPAPVATLSVPLNFSLSHAIPGRLSQRLSSSEAQVEVGISCGLFHSGLVVDGKLWIWGKGDGGRLGFGHENPVFVPTLNPNLESKLKSIALGGLHSVALDVLGRVFTWGYGGFGALGHSVYHRELLPKLVEGSWDGEICCIATSGTHTAAITKSGKLYIWGRDEGDGRLGLGPGCGPDHAGGNSTPSEVKALPVPVAAASCGGFFTMALSEEGQLWNWGDKGEVLSWGHGGHGQLGHSSLHSRKIPEPVEALANERISYIACGGSSSAAITDKGKLYMWGNTADSQLGVPGLRDVQSSPIEVKFLLEDDGLGDHNVVSVAVGASHAMCLVSRSGG
- the LOC105167443 gene encoding ultraviolet-B receptor UVR8 isoform X1, whose amino-acid sequence is MALLLRRTLTPISCPCWWRHLSATAAPKPPPLLWEHSSKTSTSKESIILQLFSWGRGASGQLGGGIEEIRIYPAPVATLSVPLNFSLSHAIPGRLSQRLSSSEAQVEVGISCGLFHSGLVVDGKLWIWGKGDGGRLGFGHENPVFVPTLNPNLESKLKSIALGGLHSVALDVLGRVFTWGYGGFGALGHSVYHRELLPKLVEGSWDGEICCIATSGTHTAAITKSGKLYIWGRDEGDGRLGLGPGCGPDHAGGNSTPSEVKALPVPVAAASCGGFFTMALSEEGQLWNWGANSNYELGRGDKIGGWKPQPVPSLKDVRIVQIASGGYHSLALTDKGEVLSWGHGGHGQLGHSSLHSRKIPEPVEALANERISYIACGGSSSAAITDKGKLYMWGNTADSQLGVPGLRDVQSSPIEVKFLLEDDGLGDHNVVSVAVGASHAMCLVSRSGG
- the LOC105167443 gene encoding probable E3 ubiquitin-protein ligase HERC3 isoform X3 yields the protein MSSAVSSLVFRGYGGFGALGHSVYHRELLPKLVEGSWDGEICCIATSGTHTAAITKSGKLYIWGRDEGDGRLGLGPGCGPDHAGGNSTPSEVKALPVPVAAASCGGFFTMALSEEGQLWNWGANSNYELGRGDKIGGWKPQPVPSLKDVRIVQIASGGYHSLALTDKGEVLSWGHGGHGQLGHSSLHSRKIPEPVEALANERISYIACGGSSSAAITDKGKLYMWGNTADSQLGVPGLRDVQSSPIEVKFLLEDDGLGDHNVVSVAVGASHAMCLVSRSGG